One genomic region from Xyrauchen texanus isolate HMW12.3.18 chromosome 4, RBS_HiC_50CHRs, whole genome shotgun sequence encodes:
- the LOC127638755 gene encoding myotubularin-related protein 2-like isoform X2: protein MEESGSVDSVESLCSTTTTRSDRSSGTRVLDAELRTKEKAFEKAYMDPSKKELPLLPEELIQDAAKDVTYICPFVGPVRGTLTVTNYRLFFRCTDREPAFVLDLPLGVLSKVEKIGAATSRGDTSYGLICKDVRNLRFVHKEPDDSLKKSVFEVLIKFAFPVSNNVSLFAFTYKEVFPENGWKVYDPLAEYKRQGLPNESWRISKANDHYELCDSYPAALVVPVNITDEELRRVFSFRAKGRIPVLSWIHPESQATVVRSSQPMVGQNGRRCKEDEKLLHAIMDANAQSHKLFIFDARPSVNAAANKMKGGGYESEDAYQNAELVFLDIHNIHVMRESLRKLKEVVYPNIEESHWLSHLESTHWLEHIKLILAGALRIADKVESGKTSVVVHCSDGWDRTAQLTSLALIMLDSHYRTIRGFQILLEKEWLSFGHRFQLRVGHGDKNHTDADRSPIFLQFIDCVWQMTRQFPAAFEFNEYFLITILDHLYSCLFGTFLCNSEQQRLKEEVPKRTVSLWSFVNSQLEEFVNPLYVHYPSRVLFPTVGIRHLQLWVSYYIRWNPRMRPQEPVHQRHKELLAKRVELQKRVEELQREATNRTASSSSERAGSPTRSITPVQTFV, encoded by the exons ATGGAGGAGAGCGGCAGTGTGGACAGCGTGGAGTCGCTTTGCAG CACCACCACGACCCGCTCGGACCGCTCGAGTGGCACCAGAGTGTTGGATGCAGAGCTGCGG ACTaaagaaaaggcatttgaaaag GCCTATATGGACCCCAGTAAAAAAGAGCTTCCTCTTTTGCCAGAGGAACTGATTCAGGATGCGG CTAAAGACGTGACTTATATTTGTCCATTTGTTGGGCCTGTTAGAGGAACTCTAACTGTTACCAACTACAGACTGTTCTTCAGATGCACTGACCGG GAGCCAGCATTTGTGCTAGATCTACCGTTGGGAGTTTTAAGCAAAGTAGAGAAGATCGGCGCTGCAACCAGCAGAGGAGATACCTCATATGGACTTATCtgcaag GACGTGAGAAACTTGCGCTTTGTGCACAAGGAGCCTGATGACTCGTTGAAGAAGTCAGTGTTTGAGGTTCTGATAAAATTTGCCTTTCCAGTGTCCAACAACGTG TCTCTCTTTGCATTTACGTATAAGGAAGTGTTTCCTGAGAATGGATGGAAGGTGTATGATCCACTAGCTGAATACAAGAGACAG ggtCTTCCAAACGAGAGCTGGAGGATCTCTAAAGCGAATGATCACTATGAGCTGTGCGATTCATACCCAGCGGCACTAGTTGTCCCTGTTAACATCACTGATGAGGAACTGAGGCGAGTCTTCAGCTTCAGGGCTAAAGGTCGCATACCG GTATTGTCATGGATCCATCCAGAGAGTCAAGCCACAGTGGTTCGGTCCAGTCAGCCGATGGTTGGCCAGAACGGCCGGCGGTGCAAAGAAGATGAGAAGCTCTTGCATGCCATCATGGATGCAAATGCAcaatcacacaaactcttcatatTCGATGCCAGACCCAGTGTGAATGCTGCAGCCAACAAG ATGAAAGGAGGCGGGTATGAAAGTGAAGATGCTTATCAGAATGCTGAACTGGTGTTTCTGGATATACACAATATTCACGTAATGCGTGAGTCACTTCGGAAGCTGAAGGAGGTTGTCTACCCCAACATCGAGGAATCTCACTGGCTGTCCCACCTTGAGTCCACCCACTGGCTAGAACATATCAAG TTGATTTTGGCTGGAGCTTTAAGGATAGCTGATAAAGTGGAGTCTGGGAAAACTTCAGTGGTGGTTCACTGCAGTGATGGCTGGGACAGAACGGCTCAGCTGACTTCACTGGCCCTGATAATGCTGGATTCTCATTACAGAACCATTCGGGGGTTTCAGATACTTCTGGAGAAAGAATGGCTCAGCTTTGGCCACCGCTTCCAACTG aGGGTGGGTCACGGTGACAAGAATCACACAGATGCCGATCGCTCTCCTATCTTCCTGCAGTTCATTGACTGTGTGTGGCAGATGACAAGACAG ttTCCTGCAGCTTTCGAGTTCAATGAGTATTTCCTCATAACAATACTGGATCACCTGTACAGCTGCCTTTTTGGTACATTTCTATGTAACAGTGAGCAACAAAGACTTAAAGAG GAAGTGCCAAAGCGCACTGTGTCTCTCTGGTCATTTGTGAATAGCCAACTAGAGGAGTTTGTGAATCCGTTGTATGTGCACTACCCTTCCCGTGTGCTCTTCCCCACTGTTGGTATACGACACCTCCAGCTCTGGGTCTCCTACTACATACGCTGGAATCCTCGGATGCGCCCACAG GAGCCTGTCCATCAGCGCCATAAAGAGCTGCTCGCCAAAAGGGTGGAGCTTCAGAAGAGGGTGGAAGAGCTACAACGTGAGGCGACTAATCGAACGGCCTCTTCATCTTCTGAGAGGGCCGGATCTCCAACTCGCTCCATCACACCTGTGCAAACCTTTGTATAA
- the LOC127638755 gene encoding myotubularin-related protein 2-like isoform X1 yields the protein MQSCGSEPKHNTLHSVPKTAVCSVLYIMSIQTSIHKLNRICFFPSPFQTKEKAFEKAYMDPSKKELPLLPEELIQDAAKDVTYICPFVGPVRGTLTVTNYRLFFRCTDREPAFVLDLPLGVLSKVEKIGAATSRGDTSYGLICKDVRNLRFVHKEPDDSLKKSVFEVLIKFAFPVSNNVSLFAFTYKEVFPENGWKVYDPLAEYKRQGLPNESWRISKANDHYELCDSYPAALVVPVNITDEELRRVFSFRAKGRIPVLSWIHPESQATVVRSSQPMVGQNGRRCKEDEKLLHAIMDANAQSHKLFIFDARPSVNAAANKMKGGGYESEDAYQNAELVFLDIHNIHVMRESLRKLKEVVYPNIEESHWLSHLESTHWLEHIKLILAGALRIADKVESGKTSVVVHCSDGWDRTAQLTSLALIMLDSHYRTIRGFQILLEKEWLSFGHRFQLRVGHGDKNHTDADRSPIFLQFIDCVWQMTRQFPAAFEFNEYFLITILDHLYSCLFGTFLCNSEQQRLKEEVPKRTVSLWSFVNSQLEEFVNPLYVHYPSRVLFPTVGIRHLQLWVSYYIRWNPRMRPQEPVHQRHKELLAKRVELQKRVEELQREATNRTASSSSERAGSPTRSITPVQTFV from the exons ATGCAGAGCTGCGGGTCAGAACCGAAACACAACACTTTACACTCTGTTCCAAAAACTGCTGTATGTTCTGTGTTATACATAATGAGCATACAGACCTCTATTCATAAACTAAACCGCATTTGTTTTTTTCCCTCTCCATTTCAGACTaaagaaaaggcatttgaaaag GCCTATATGGACCCCAGTAAAAAAGAGCTTCCTCTTTTGCCAGAGGAACTGATTCAGGATGCGG CTAAAGACGTGACTTATATTTGTCCATTTGTTGGGCCTGTTAGAGGAACTCTAACTGTTACCAACTACAGACTGTTCTTCAGATGCACTGACCGG GAGCCAGCATTTGTGCTAGATCTACCGTTGGGAGTTTTAAGCAAAGTAGAGAAGATCGGCGCTGCAACCAGCAGAGGAGATACCTCATATGGACTTATCtgcaag GACGTGAGAAACTTGCGCTTTGTGCACAAGGAGCCTGATGACTCGTTGAAGAAGTCAGTGTTTGAGGTTCTGATAAAATTTGCCTTTCCAGTGTCCAACAACGTG TCTCTCTTTGCATTTACGTATAAGGAAGTGTTTCCTGAGAATGGATGGAAGGTGTATGATCCACTAGCTGAATACAAGAGACAG ggtCTTCCAAACGAGAGCTGGAGGATCTCTAAAGCGAATGATCACTATGAGCTGTGCGATTCATACCCAGCGGCACTAGTTGTCCCTGTTAACATCACTGATGAGGAACTGAGGCGAGTCTTCAGCTTCAGGGCTAAAGGTCGCATACCG GTATTGTCATGGATCCATCCAGAGAGTCAAGCCACAGTGGTTCGGTCCAGTCAGCCGATGGTTGGCCAGAACGGCCGGCGGTGCAAAGAAGATGAGAAGCTCTTGCATGCCATCATGGATGCAAATGCAcaatcacacaaactcttcatatTCGATGCCAGACCCAGTGTGAATGCTGCAGCCAACAAG ATGAAAGGAGGCGGGTATGAAAGTGAAGATGCTTATCAGAATGCTGAACTGGTGTTTCTGGATATACACAATATTCACGTAATGCGTGAGTCACTTCGGAAGCTGAAGGAGGTTGTCTACCCCAACATCGAGGAATCTCACTGGCTGTCCCACCTTGAGTCCACCCACTGGCTAGAACATATCAAG TTGATTTTGGCTGGAGCTTTAAGGATAGCTGATAAAGTGGAGTCTGGGAAAACTTCAGTGGTGGTTCACTGCAGTGATGGCTGGGACAGAACGGCTCAGCTGACTTCACTGGCCCTGATAATGCTGGATTCTCATTACAGAACCATTCGGGGGTTTCAGATACTTCTGGAGAAAGAATGGCTCAGCTTTGGCCACCGCTTCCAACTG aGGGTGGGTCACGGTGACAAGAATCACACAGATGCCGATCGCTCTCCTATCTTCCTGCAGTTCATTGACTGTGTGTGGCAGATGACAAGACAG ttTCCTGCAGCTTTCGAGTTCAATGAGTATTTCCTCATAACAATACTGGATCACCTGTACAGCTGCCTTTTTGGTACATTTCTATGTAACAGTGAGCAACAAAGACTTAAAGAG GAAGTGCCAAAGCGCACTGTGTCTCTCTGGTCATTTGTGAATAGCCAACTAGAGGAGTTTGTGAATCCGTTGTATGTGCACTACCCTTCCCGTGTGCTCTTCCCCACTGTTGGTATACGACACCTCCAGCTCTGGGTCTCCTACTACATACGCTGGAATCCTCGGATGCGCCCACAG GAGCCTGTCCATCAGCGCCATAAAGAGCTGCTCGCCAAAAGGGTGGAGCTTCAGAAGAGGGTGGAAGAGCTACAACGTGAGGCGACTAATCGAACGGCCTCTTCATCTTCTGAGAGGGCCGGATCTCCAACTCGCTCCATCACACCTGTGCAAACCTTTGTATAA